A stretch of Thermus caldifontis DNA encodes these proteins:
- a CDS encoding rod shape-determining protein — protein MLKGEDIGIDLGTASVLIYVRGKGIVLREPSVIAVVQGKREVKAVGAEAYRMLGRTPGNIVAVRPLKDGVIADYALTERMLLLFLQKVLSPMSRFFRPRVMVGVPSGVTDVERRAVVQAVSSMAHKVYLIEEPLAAAIGAGINVAEPTGNMVVDIGGGSTDIAVISLGGIVRSESLRIAGNEMDQAIIRYVRQKYNLLIGERTAEELKIQLGRAKILPGEEKEVAEVRGRDLITGLPRTAEIPAEDVAEALKEPLDKIFQGVKAVLETTPPELASDIYERGILLTGGGALLKNLDVALQEATGVPVVVAENPIEAVALGTGKALEMLHVLEDTILSSDDVLKR, from the coding sequence ATGTTGAAGGGCGAGGACATCGGGATCGACCTGGGAACGGCCAGCGTTCTCATCTACGTGCGGGGGAAGGGGATCGTCTTGCGCGAGCCCTCCGTGATTGCGGTGGTGCAGGGGAAGCGGGAGGTGAAGGCGGTGGGGGCCGAGGCCTACCGCATGCTGGGGCGCACCCCCGGGAACATCGTGGCGGTGAGGCCCCTTAAGGACGGGGTCATCGCCGACTATGCCCTCACGGAGCGGATGCTTCTTTTGTTCCTCCAGAAGGTTCTTTCCCCCATGAGCCGCTTTTTCCGGCCCCGGGTCATGGTGGGGGTGCCCTCGGGGGTCACCGACGTGGAGAGGCGGGCGGTGGTGCAGGCAGTTTCCTCCATGGCCCACAAGGTCTACCTCATAGAAGAGCCTTTGGCGGCGGCCATCGGAGCGGGGATCAACGTGGCCGAGCCCACGGGCAATATGGTGGTGGACATTGGGGGAGGTTCCACGGACATCGCCGTCATCTCCCTGGGGGGCATTGTGCGCTCCGAGAGCCTGAGGATCGCCGGCAACGAGATGGATCAGGCCATCATCCGCTACGTGCGGCAAAAGTACAACCTCCTCATCGGGGAGCGCACGGCCGAGGAGCTCAAGATCCAGCTGGGGCGGGCCAAGATCCTTCCCGGCGAGGAGAAGGAGGTGGCCGAGGTGCGGGGCCGGGACCTCATCACCGGCCTTCCCCGGACGGCGGAGATTCCCGCCGAGGACGTGGCCGAGGCCTTGAAGGAACCCTTGGACAAGATCTTCCAGGGGGTTAAGGCGGTCTTGGAAACCACACCCCCCGAGCTGGCCTCGGATATTTACGAGAGGGGGATTCTCCTCACCGGGGGCGGGGCGCTTCTCAAAAACTTGGACGTGGCCCTGCAGGAGGCCACGGGGGTGCCGGTGGTGGTGGCGGAAAACCCCATTGAGGCGGTGGCCCTAGGCACGGGCAAGGCCTTGGAGATGCTCCACGTGCTGGAGGACACCATCCTCTCCTCGGACGACGTGCTTAAGAGGTGA
- a CDS encoding DUF433 domain-containing protein: MDWRRRITVDPEVMGGRPCIRGMRFPVAALLQLLKHQTPEEILEDYPYLEREDLEAALDFAAYLAEGREVVL, encoded by the coding sequence ATGGACTGGCGTAGGCGGATCACCGTGGACCCGGAGGTTATGGGAGGGCGGCCTTGCATTCGGGGTATGCGCTTTCCCGTAGCCGCCCTCCTCCAACTCCTCAAGCACCAGACTCCTGAGGAGATACTCGAGGATTACCCTTATTTGGAGCGGGAGGATCTAGAGGCGGCCTTGGACTTCGCCGCCTACCTTGCCGAAGGGCGTGAGGTGGTCCTTTGA